TGCTGATGAAGTATTCGATCGGTGAATTTGCATCCATTCTTGGAGTGACGGCAGATACACTGCGATTATATGAGAAACATGATATTGTCCGGCCGATGAAGGATCATCATAATAACTACAGGTATTTCAACGATTTGGATGCACGCAATCTATTGACGAGCAGATGGTACCGGAGCATGCAGATTCCGCTTCAGGATGTAGCCGGGTTGATTAAGGACGCGCCATGTGAGCAAGTGATGGAGTCGATTGCCGCTGCGGGTATGCAGCTGGAGGAGGAGATCCGGCGCAGCACGCTGCTGCTCGGCAAGATTCAGGAGATTCAGGCGGAGCTGGCGCAGGTGGGCGCATCCCTATATACATGCAAGATGAAGCAGGTGCCGGGCATGTACCGGATTCAGCAGACGAACAAGAATCATTTGCTACACAAGGAGGAGCTCAAAGACACGGTCCAGGCGTGGATGGAGCTGCTGCCGTTCACCTTCTACTCCTTCCGGGTTGAGAATAAGGCAGGCGAATGCGTCTGCGGACTAGGGGAGCTGGAGTATAGCTGGGGACTTGGCCTGCTTGCGGAGGATCAGGTGAAGCTTGGCGTTAGCTTGAACGACAGCGTGGAGGTTCTGGAGCCGGCGGCCTGCATCTCTGCCGTCATTGTCAGCGGCCACGAGGATTACCTGGAGCGGGGAGCGTTCGGGTTCATGCTGGACTATGTGAAGGCACGGAATTATAAGATTAGCGGGGACATCAGCGGTAAAATTCTGTTCACCGAGCGCACGGGTAACGGCAGCAAGACGTATCTGGAGATTAACATTCCGGTAGAATCGGAGGAAGCGTCCGTTCTACTTTGAGAAAAGTTTCACATATTGTTCATTGACCTTGGTACAGTACCAAGGTTTACACTGTGTGCGGTAGTCAGCAGTCCTATTAGAGAGAGAAACGGGGCTGCATTAACCACATAGGGGGAGAAATTGATGCGTAAGCAAGCAACTAAAAAGGTGTTTCTATTCACCGTATGTCTGGTATTGGTCCTGTCGCTCCTAAGCGGCTGCAGCGGTAACAATTCCGCCGCACCGGCAGCTTCAGAGCAGCCGTCCGCTTCGCCGCAGGCGTCACAGCCAGCGGATACAAGTGCTGTACCGGCAGGCTTCAAAGCGGGAACCTATAAAGCAGAGGCTGAAGGCAAGGACGGCAAGATTCAGGTTGAGGTGACTCTTGACGATAATTCGGTTATTACCGGAATCAATGTGGTCAGCCAGAATGAAACCGCCGGAATCGGGGTGGAGGCGATCAACAAGGTCAAGGAGGAGATTCTATCCGGCCAGACCCTGAATATTGATGCCGTCAGCGGGGCGTCCGAGTCCAGCAAGGCGATTCTGACCGCTGTGGAGGACGCGCTTAAGCAGGCGGGCGGCAATGTGGAGGCTTTTAAAACCAAGGCTGTAGTGAAATCGGGAGAAGGCAAGACTGAGCAGCTGTCGGCGGATGTTGTCGTTGTGGGAGCAGGCGCTTCGGGTGTATCGGCAGCGGTATCAGCAGCGGATAAGGGCGCGAAGGTAATCCTGATCGAGAAAACAGCGACGATCGGCGGCGCGAGCAACCTGTCCTGGGCGGGTAAATTCTACAACTCCTCTGCCGCGCTAAGCAGCGGGCTTAAAGTAGAAGTCGAGAAGGAAATTGCAGACTGGATCGTGAACAACCACTGGCGTGTGGATGCCGCGGCAATCCGCCAGTACGTCACGAAGTCGGGCG
The sequence above is a segment of the Paenibacillus sp. FSL R7-0204 genome. Coding sequences within it:
- a CDS encoding MerR family transcriptional regulator codes for the protein MKYSIGEFASILGVTADTLRLYEKHDIVRPMKDHHNNYRYFNDLDARNLLTSRWYRSMQIPLQDVAGLIKDAPCEQVMESIAAAGMQLEEEIRRSTLLLGKIQEIQAELAQVGASLYTCKMKQVPGMYRIQQTNKNHLLHKEELKDTVQAWMELLPFTFYSFRVENKAGECVCGLGELEYSWGLGLLAEDQVKLGVSLNDSVEVLEPAACISAVIVSGHEDYLERGAFGFMLDYVKARNYKISGDISGKILFTERTGNGSKTYLEINIPVESEEASVLL